The genomic region TCACGCTGCGCGGCAATGTCGTGCTCGCGACCGGCGGCGGCGCCGTGATGCGCCCAGCAAACCGCGACGCGCTGCGTTCGCGCGGCATCGTCATCTATCTGCGTGCGAACCCGCACGATCTCTGGCTGAGAACCCGCAAGGACAAAAATCGCCCGCTGCTGCAGACGGAAGATCCGAAGGCCCGGCTCGAAGCCTTGTACGAGGTGCGCGATCCGCTCTACCGCGAATGCGCGCACTTCGTGATCGAAACCGGCCGTCCGTCGGTCAACGGACTCGTCAACATGGTGCTGATGCAGCTCGAGCTGGCCGGCATCGTCGCCAAGCCGCTACAAGCATGATTACCGTCAACGTCGACCTGGGCGACTGCGCCTACCCGATTCATATCGGCGACGGCCTGATCGGCCGCACCGAACTGTTTGCCCCGCACATCAAGGGCGCCGCCGTCACCGTCGTCACCAATACCACCGTCGATCCGCTCTATGGCGACGCGCTGCGCGCCGCGCTCGCACCGCTCGGCAAGCAGGTCGATACCGTGGTGCTGCCCGACGGCGAATCCTACAAGCAGTGGGAAACGCTGAACCTGATCTTCGACGGGCTGCTCGGCTCGCGCGCCGATCGCAGGACCACCCTGGTCGCGCTCGGCGGCGGCGTGGTGGGCGACATGACCGGCTTCGCGGCCGCCTGCTACATGCGCGGCGTGCCGTTCATCCAGGTGCCGACCACGCTGCTGTCGCAGGTCGATTCGTCGGTCGGCGGCAAGACCGGCATCAACCATCCGCTCGGCAAGAACATGATCGGCGCGTTCTACCAGCCGCAAGCGGTGATCGCCGACATCGGCGTGCTGCGCACGCTGCCCGCGCGCGAGCTCGCGGCCGGCATCGCCGAGGTGATCAAGACCGGCGCGATCGCCGACTCGGCGTTCTTCGACTGGATCGAGGCGAACGTCGAGGCATTGAACCGCCGCGATCCGGCCGCACTCGCCGAGGCGGTGCGGCGCTCGTGCGAGATCAAGGCCAGCGTGGTGGCCGCCGATGAGCGCGAGGGCGGGTTGCGCGCGATCCTCAATTTCGGCCACACCTTCGGCCATGCGATCGAGGCCGGTCTCGGCTACGGCGAATGGCTGCACGGCGAGGCGGTGGGCTGCGGGATGGTGATGGCGGCCGACCTGTCGGTACGCGTCGGCCGGCTCGACGACGCGGCGCGCCAGCGCCTGAACCGCGTGATTGCCGCCGCGCACCTGCCGGTGCGCGCACCGGACCTCGGCGCCGGCCGCTACCTCGAACTGATGCAAGTCGACAAGAAGGCGGAAGCAGGGGCGATCAAGTTCATCCTGCTAGACCGGATCGGCGCCTCGTCGATCACCTCCGCGCCCGACGAGGCGGTGCGGGCGACGCTCGAGGCCGCGATCCGGTAACACGGCGCCGGATCGGCCGGCGCCCCAGTGGAGGAGTCAGTGAGCGAAACACCGCGCGAATTGCCACACCCTATCGACGACAGGCGGGCCGCCGCTGCCCCATCCGGCCCGCGGCCGGCGCCGCCCGCGGCGCCCGCATCACCCGGGCCAGCGGTTTGCCCCGCTACGCCAGCCGAGCGAGGCGGCCGGGCCAGCGGCCCCGTCGCGGCGCCCACCGTCGCCGCGCTCGAGGCGCACCTGGCGCCCTACGCGGCCCATGCCTCGCGCACGCGCGGGCGCCGCCATCCCGAGAGCCCGCCGGCCGCGCGCACCGAGTTCCAGCGCGATCGCGACCGCATTGTCCATTCCACCGCGTTTCGCCGGCTCGAATACAAGACGCAGGTGTTCGTGAACCACGAGGGCGACCTGTTCCGCACGCGGCTCACGCACAGTCTCGAGGTCGCGCAGATCGCCCGCTCGGTGGCGCGCAACCTGCGCCTGAACGAGGATCTGGTGGAGGCGATCTCGCTCGCGCACGACCTCGGCCACACGCCGTTCGGCCATGCGGGCCAGGACGCGCTCAATGCCTGCATGCGTGAGCATGGCGGCTTCGAGCACAACCTGCAGAGCCTCGCCGTGGTGGACGAGCTCGAGCAGCACTACGGCGCGTTCGACGGACTCAACCTCTGCTTCGAGACGCGCGAGGGCATCCTCAAGCACTGC from Burkholderia glumae LMG 2196 = ATCC 33617 harbors:
- a CDS encoding deoxyguanosinetriphosphate triphosphohydrolase, which gives rise to MSETPRELPHPIDDRRAAAAPSGPRPAPPAAPASPGPAVCPATPAERGGRASGPVAAPTVAALEAHLAPYAAHASRTRGRRHPESPPAARTEFQRDRDRIVHSTAFRRLEYKTQVFVNHEGDLFRTRLTHSLEVAQIARSVARNLRLNEDLVEAISLAHDLGHTPFGHAGQDALNACMREHGGFEHNLQSLAVVDELEQHYGAFDGLNLCFETREGILKHCSRENARRLGALGERFLEGRQPSLEAQIANIADEIAYNNHDVDDGLRSGLISFEQLAGVALWRRHYDAALADFPSIEGRRLVHETVRRIINTLIVDLIDATTRNLTEHAPASLDDVRRCPPLVAHSAVIAAEAAELKRFLFQNLYRHYKVMRMANKAQRVIKGLFDAFTGDSRLLPPAYQHADPALQARLVAHYIAGMTDRFALKEYQRLFVMDEN
- a CDS encoding shikimate kinase, which produces MQARDPYASVFFVGLMGAGKTTVGRAVARRLDRPFFDSDHEIEARTGTRIPVIFELEGETGFRDREEKMIHELTLRGNVVLATGGGAVMRPANRDALRSRGIVIYLRANPHDLWLRTRKDKNRPLLQTEDPKARLEALYEVRDPLYRECAHFVIETGRPSVNGLVNMVLMQLELAGIVAKPLQA
- the aroB gene encoding 3-dehydroquinate synthase: MITVNVDLGDCAYPIHIGDGLIGRTELFAPHIKGAAVTVVTNTTVDPLYGDALRAALAPLGKQVDTVVLPDGESYKQWETLNLIFDGLLGSRADRRTTLVALGGGVVGDMTGFAAACYMRGVPFIQVPTTLLSQVDSSVGGKTGINHPLGKNMIGAFYQPQAVIADIGVLRTLPARELAAGIAEVIKTGAIADSAFFDWIEANVEALNRRDPAALAEAVRRSCEIKASVVAADEREGGLRAILNFGHTFGHAIEAGLGYGEWLHGEAVGCGMVMAADLSVRVGRLDDAARQRLNRVIAAAHLPVRAPDLGAGRYLELMQVDKKAEAGAIKFILLDRIGASSITSAPDEAVRATLEAAIR